In one Solanum dulcamara chromosome 1, daSolDulc1.2, whole genome shotgun sequence genomic region, the following are encoded:
- the LOC129881296 gene encoding uncharacterized protein LOC129881296: MKLEDFFTLTEMSNGLTTPSRVQELVSIMQKERECDVKNAGETTKQWSAVASTIAATESKECLELFIQLDGLSFIQSWLRDALRFGSETDEYFVDESMSHLIDLLLRAVERLHVDEKKSVSSGIWLTVKSLLGHNSSKVQERAKALFDSWDKGKDDCMVSVGIEKVQASIDDRTRDTANLVGENGPSEPSSVEGGSGEEKSKEHVGNNKILSSRSDIHQPRVGEPTTSDQNSEHIHMKDEFPGSSLSNAVTEGHKVEHPTHHAECANNAIDTSNTCTSIVMRPGTVDEQTDVPVSDSINHLNHITEVRSSEKFNSAVSKSLEDRTISLVTDIREALDAITGSDLQKQTDVYNEKNCSGKSSLGDASVAVPKGKAPVDDCRPENHGSSKIVLEANENRNCNNDILQDSDRHNLEHPIDSVVGGDDKHSSDNSEDKHTSDNSENDMENESVFQEAGSGGTDSGVFGKKSDIDFDYGMMDPLELARQVAIEVEREVQSCSSSEKIEESKVHEPGSPNSISAKQCQKKFECSNKEVPTEASLANSEARPINGTVKVEPSQVVDATLDLETNVEKGLCNFDLNLEVCSDDIDSPGNPVSTSVSVVSASRAAAAPGVPATPLQFEGTLGWKGTAATSAFRPASPRRITGSEKAVSSGGSASSSKQMQCFHDIDLNVSEGGDDRVADLFPEKKVSLSSALPLGKSSREASPRKSEMLEWDLNCASEECEAPSDWRMEGALLSLRNGHLSQSPSSSSSSKQPSLRNFDLNDQPSFLNDFSNLNNFKKPPQNSNASGGIKSGDSVVSIMGVKVEVNRKDYAAQSFPFPNGRVAENTVEHNVARGGGVLGMGSPFQYTPLPAFGYSGIAQVPPMAFSSSMYGPSGHIPYMVDSRGSPVVPQIGGSASAIPPSFSQQSFILNMGSAPVPNGVWPSRSGLDLDTGLALDRGNKDVGGLRQLFDQGQARPMDEHFRISMQPSTSLSIGGKRKEPDGGWEPSPFKHHPPQWK; the protein is encoded by the coding sequence ATGAAACTCGAGGACTTCTTTACCTTGACTGAGATGAGTAATGGGCTCACTACTCCTTCTCGAGTCCAGGAGCTAGTCTCCATCATGCAGAAGGAAAGAGAGTGTGATGTCAAGAATGCTGGTGAAACAACAAAGCAGTGGTCTGCCGTTGCAAGCACAATAGCTGCAACTGAGAGTAAAGAGTGTCTTGAACTCTTTATCCAGCTAGATGGACTCAGCTTTATTCAGAGTTGGCTAAGGGATGCTCTAAGATTTGGAAGTGAGACAGATGAATACTTTGTAGACGAGTCAATGAGTCATTTGATTGATCTTTTACTGCGAGCGGTTGAAAGGCTGCATGTTGACGAGAAGAAGTCTGTATCTTCTGGAATCTGGCTGACTGTGAAGAGCCTCCTTGGCCACAATAGCTCTAAGGTGCAAGAGAGGGCGAAAGCACTATTTGATAGTTGGGATAAAGGGAAAGATGATTGTATGGTTTCAGTGGGTATTGAAAAAGTGCAAGCATCTATTGATGATAGAACAAGAGATACTGCGAATCTTGTTGGGGAAAATGGACCGTCTGAACCATCTTCTGTGGAAGGAGGTTCTGGAGAAGAGAAGTCCAAGGAGCATGTTGGCAATAATAAGATACTGTCTTCAAGGTCTGATATCCATCAGCCTAGGGTTGGCGAACCCACAACATCTGACCAAAATTCAGAGCATATACACATGAAGGATGAGTTTCCAGGCTCTTCTTTGTCAAATGCAGTTACTGAAGGTCACAAGGTTGAACACCCGACACATCATGCAGAGTGTGCCAACAATGCTATTGATACGTCAAATACTTGCACTTCTATAGTAATGAGACCTGGTACTGTTGATGAACAGACTGATGTTCCTGTTTCAGATTCGATTAATCATTTAAACCACATTACAGAAGTCAGAAGTTCTGAGAAATTCAACTCAGCAGTGTCTAAATCATTGGAAGACAGAACTATTTCTTTAGTTACTGATATCAGAGAAGCTTTGGATGCTATTACTGGATCAGATTTACAAAAACAAACTGATGTCTACAACGAAAAGAATTGTAGCGGAAAATCTTCTTTGGGTGATGCCTCAGTTGCTGTTCCCAAGGGAAAGGCACCGGTGGATGATTGCAGACCTGAAAATCATGGCAGCAGCAAGATAGTGCTTGAAGCTAACGAAAACAGAAATTGCAACAATGACATATTGCAGGACTCTGATAGGCATAATCTGGAACATCCCATAGATTCTGTTGTTGGTGGGGATGACAAACATTCTAGTGACAACAGTGAGGACAAACACACTAGTGACAACAGCGAGAATGATATGGAAAATGAAAGTGTATTTCAAGAAGCAGGAAGTGGAGGTACAGATTCTGGTGTGTTTGGCAAGAAaagtgatattgattttgactATGGCATGATGGATCCTTTAGAATTAGCTAGACAAGTTGCAATAGAAGTGGAGAGGGAAGTTCAGAGTTGCAGTTCTTCTGAGAAAATAGAGGAGAGTAAAGTTCATGAGCCTGGTAGCCCAAATTCTATTAGTGCAAAACAATGCCAAAAAAAGTTCGAGTGCTCTAACAAGGAAGTACCAACTGAAGCTTCACTTGCAAACTCAGAAGCTAGACCAATCAATGGAACAGTGAAGGTGGAACCTTCTCAGGTTGTTGATGCCACTTTGGATCTTGAAACCAATGTCGAGAAAGGTCTGTGCAATTTTGATCTGAATCTAGAGGTTTGTTCAGACGATATAGATAGCCCAGGAAATCCAGTCTCCACTTCTGTCTCTGTTGTTTCTGCTTCAAGGGCTGCAGCAGCCCCTGGAGTACCTGCTACTCCTTTACAGTTTGAAGGAACTCTTGGATGGAAAGGAACCGCTGCAACAAGTGCCTTTCGGCCTGCATCACCTCGCCGGATTACTGGAAGTGAGAAGGCTGTTTCCTCTGGCGGGAGTGCCAGCAGCTCAAAGCAAATGCAATGTTTCCATGATATTGATCTGAATGTATCTGAAGGTGGAGATGATAGGGTTGCAGACCTTTTTCCTGAAAAGAAAGTTTCACTATCATCTGCTTTACCTCTAGGGAAATCTTCTCGTGAAGCCAGTCCGAGAAAATCGGAAATGTTAGAGTGGGATCTCAACTGTGCAAGTGAGGAGTGTGAGGCACCATCTGATTGGCGGATGGAGGGAGCACTCTTGTCTCTGAGGAATGGTCATCTGAGCCAGTCaccttcatcatcatcatcatcaaagcAACCTTCATTAAGGAACTTTGATCTAAATGACCAGCCGTCCTTTCTCAATGATTTCTCAAATCTGAACAACTTCAAGAAACCACCTCAGAATTCTAATGCATCTGGTGGAATAAAATCAGGTGATTCTGTAGTGTCCATCATGGGCGTGAAGGTAGAGGTCAACCGTAAAGATTATGCTGCTCAGTCTTTTCCTTTCCCAAATGGTAGGGTAGCAGAAAACACAGTTGAGCATAATGttgcaagaggtggaggagttTTAGGAATGGGATCTCCATTTCAATATACCCCTCTTCCTGCTTTTGGTTACAGTGGCATTGCTCAAGTTCCTCCCATGGCTTTCTCCTCATCGATGTATGGACCCAGTGGTCATATTCCTTACATGGTGGATTCCAGGGGTTCTCCTGTTGTACCTCAAATTGGTGGATCTGCTTCAGCAATACCACCATCTTTCTCCCAACAATCATTCATTTTAAACATGGGAAGTGCACCTGTCCCCAACGGAGTTTGGCCATCACGAAGTGGTCTGGATCTCGACACTGGCTTAGCACTTGATCGTGGGAATAAAGACGTCGGAGGTCTGAGGCAGCTTTTTGATCAAGGACAGGCTAGACCAATGGATGAACACTTCAGGATCAGCATGCAACCCTCAACCAGTTTGAGTATTGGTGGGAAACGCAAAGAACCAGATGGCGGTTGGGAGCCTTCCCCGTTTAAACATCATCCACCACAATGGAAGTAG
- the LOC129890147 gene encoding synaptotagmin-1-like: MGFISSILGFFGFGFGIVIGLVIGYFLFIYVLPTDVKHPDIRPLAEQDTESLQRFLPEIPLWVKNPDYERLDWLNKMIELMWPYLDKAICKTAKGIVDPIIAEQIPQYKIESVEFQSFTLGTLPPTFPGMKVYITEEKELIMEPVIKWAANPNITVAVKAFGLKATAQVIDLQIFASPRITLKPLVPTFPCFAKIYVSLMEKPHVDFGLKLLGADVMSIPGLYRFVQETIKDQVASMYLWPKTLEVQILDPSKAMKRPVGILNVTVVKAMKLKKTDLLGLSDPYVKLKIINDKFSSKKTTVKHKNLNPEWNEEFSFVVKDPETQVLMFSVYDWDQVGSHEKMGVNIVPLKDLIPDEPKVLTLDLLKNLKPNDVQNEKARGELVLEVMYKAFNDEELANGSDESNTVEKAPDGTPDGGGMLVVIVHEGQDLEGKHHTNPSVRMLFRGEERRTKVVKKNRDPRWEEEFQFVLEEPPVNDRIHVEVVSTSKRMGLRHPKEALGYVDIYLDDVINNKRINERYHLIDSKNGRLQIELQWRTAS; the protein is encoded by the exons ATGGGATTCATAAGCAGTATATTGGGATTtttcggatttggatttgggATCGTCATTGGGCTTGTGATCGGGTATTTCCTCTTCATCTACGTTCTACCAACTGATGTCAAG CATCCTGATATTCGGCCATTGGCAGAGCAAGATACTGAAAGTCTGCAACGGTTTCTCCCCGAGATACCACTTTGGGTTAAAAATCCAGATTATGAACGT CTTGATTGGCTTAATAAAATGATTGAACTCATGTGGCCTTATTTGGACAAG GCTATTTGTAAAACAGCAAAAGGTATAGTAGATCCCATCATAGCTGAGCAGATTCCGCAGTACAAAATTGAGTCTGTTGAATTTCAGTCATTTACCTTGGGCACCTTGCCACCTACATTTCCAG GAATGAAGGTCTATATTACCGAGGAAAAAGAGCTGATAATGGAACCAGTCATTAAGTGGGCAGCTAATCCGAATATCACTGTTGCAGTGAAGGCATTTGGGTTGAAAGCCACTGCTCAG GTGATTGACTTGCAAATATTTGCTTCTCCTCGAATTACTTTGAAGCCACTGGTTCCGACCTTTCCATGTTTCGCGAAGATATATGTTTCTCTTATGGAGAAG CCTCATGTTGATTTTGGACTAAAACTTCTCGGAGCAGATGTGATGTCCATTCCTGGCCTATACAGATTTGTTCAA GAAACTATCAAAGATCAGGTTGCAAGTATGTATCTATGGCCAAAAACACTTGAAGTCCAAATATTAGATCCTTCAAA AGCAATGAAGAGGCCTGTTGGAATTCTTAACGTGACGGTTGTGAAGGCAATGAAGCTTAAGAAGACAGATCTTTTGGGGCTCTCAGACCCCTATGTTAAACTAAAAATTATCAATGACAAATTTTCATCAAAGAAAACAACAGTCAAACACAAAAACTTGAACCCCGAATGGAATGAGGAGTTTAGTTTCGTGGTTAAGGATCCAGAAACTcaagttttaatgttttctgtTTACGACTGGGACCAG GTGGGCTCACATGAAAAAATGGGAGTGAATATTGTGCCATTGAAAGATCTTATTCCGGATGAACCAAAAGTATTGACACTAGATCTTCTGAAAAACTTAAAACCAAACGATGTTCAAAACGAAAAAGCAAGAGGAGAGCTTGTTCTTGAAGTGATGTACAAAGCTTTCAACGACGAGGAGCTTGCAAATGGTTCTGATGAATCAAATACAGTAGAGAAGGCTCCTGATGGAACACCTGATGGCGGAGGTATGCTCGTGGTTATTGTCCATGAAGGTCAAGATCTTGAAGGGAAGCACCACACCAATCCATCCGTTCGTATGCTCTTTAgaggagaagagagaagaacTAAG GTAGTAAAGAAAAATAGAGATCCAAGGTGGGAAGAGGAATTTCAGTTTGTGCTTGAGGAGCCACCAGTAAATGATAGGATTCATGTAGAAGTTGTTAGTACTTCTAAAAGAATGGGTCTAAGACATCCCAAG gaAGCTTTGGGTTATGTGGATATATACCTTGATGATGTTATTAACAACAAGAGAATTAATGAGAGATACCATCTCATTGACTCAAAGAATGGTAGGCTTCAAATTGAGCTACAATGGAGAACAGCTTCTTGA